The window TTTCCTGGGGATTCTGGGTAAAGTCATCAAACAGTGTCACTGGCTATGCCACGCCTACTGTCTGATGGACAATCACTACCACCTCCTGATCGAGACCCCGGACGCCAATCTGTCGGTCGGCATGCGCCAGCTCAACGGCACCTACACCCAAACCTTCAACCGCCGCCACGGACGGGTCGGGCACGTGTTACAGGGACGCTTCAAGGCGATTCTCGTGGACAAGGACAGCTATCTCCTGGAACTCTCGCGCTATATCGTGCTTAACCCGGTGCGCGCCAAGATGGTCAAACAACCTAACAACCATGCCTGGTCGAGCTATCGCGCCACCGCGGGGTTGTCCGGTGCCCCCGAATTACTGACCCGCGATGGGCTTCTCGGTCAATTCGGTCGGCAACGCCGCACCGCCGAGAAGCGTTACCGGCAATTCGTCGCCGAGGGTATCGGCCAGCCGTCTCCTTGGGACCGGCTCACCGGGCAGATTCTGCTGGGGTCCGAAGCGTTTGTGAAGAAAATGGCGCGCAAATTCAAAGAATCCGAAACTCTCGCCGAAATCCCGCGCCGCCAACGGTTCGCGGCGCGCCCCAGCCTCAAGACCCTGTTCCCGGAGGGCGTCTTCAAGGACAAGGTGGCGCGTGATCGAGTAATACGCCAGGCTCATCGTGAATATGGGTACTCACTATCGGATATCGGCCGGAAACTGGAGTTGCATTACACCACGAT is drawn from Sulfuricaulis sp. and contains these coding sequences:
- a CDS encoding transposase, whose translation is FLGILGKVIKQCHWLCHAYCLMDNHYHLLIETPDANLSVGMRQLNGTYTQTFNRRHGRVGHVLQGRFKAILVDKDSYLLELSRYIVLNPVRAKMVKQPNNHAWSSYRATAGLSGAPELLTRDGLLGQFGRQRRTAEKRYRQFVAEGIGQPSPWDRLTGQILLGSEAFVKKMARKFKESETLAEIPRRQRFAARPSLKTLFPEGVFKDKVARDRVIRQAHREYGYSLSDIGRKLELHYTTISKVVNRGGA